The Rhinoraja longicauda isolate Sanriku21f chromosome 28, sRhiLon1.1, whole genome shotgun sequence DNA segment CAATATGGTCCACAGCACCGACTCTTCCGTCTCCTCGCTCGCCGTCATTTTCGGGGGAATCTTGTCGGTGGTGTCCTCGTCTCCGGGGTAGTAGAGCACGGGAAAGGGGGTTTCTCTCAGCACTTCGTCCAGGTACACCCTCATCTCAAACTCTGTCTGTAGGTGTGAGGGGTAGCCGTAGATGGCGATGCCCACGGGCCTGCGGAACTTGGCGGGCACCGCCAGAACGTCCAGGCCGCAGGTGGACGACTGCAGCTCGTACTCGTCGAAGCTGGGGTGGAGCGTGGTGTCGGAGATGTACAGGTCAGCGTCGCCCAGCGGGCTCTCCATCCTCAGCATGATCTGCCCGTCGTGGTTGAGGCGCAGGTAGCTGTAGTTGCCGGCACCCACTTGCCCCTGGACCACGTGCAGCAGCACCCAGTCTTTGGGCACCAGCTCGCTAACCGTGAGTCCACCCGGGACCAGCCAGCACAGGAGCACGAGAGGAATCACCCACCACACCACCGCCATCTGCCAGGGATGCCAACTCTGCCCACGTCATCTGCACATCTCCTGGGGAAACACCAGAGGGGGgcacctttagactttactttagagataccgttccgtggagtttagtttattgtcagtgaaaaacatttgtcgcgtgctgaccagccagcggaaagacaacacatgattacaatcgagccatttacagtgtacagatacatgataaaggaatgacgtttagtgcaaggtaaaggcagtaaagtccgatcaaaggtagtccgacgGTCcttgatgaggtagatagtagttcaggactgtgtagtaaggaactgcagatcctggtttaaaccgaagatcgacacaaaatgctggggtaactcagcgggacaggcagcatctctggagagaaggaatgggtgacgtttcaggtcgaaacccctcttccgacccgaaatgttacccattcattctctccagagatggagcctgtccccctgagttactccagcattttgcgtctatctagtCGTTTAGGACTTC contains these protein-coding regions:
- the c28h6orf120 gene encoding UPF0669 protein C6orf120 homolog — its product is MAVVWWVIPLVLLCWLVPGGLTVSELVPKDWVLLHVVQGQVGAGNYSYLRLNHDGQIMLRMESPLGDADLYISDTTLHPSFDEYELQSSTCGLDVLAVPAKFRRPVGIAIYGYPSHLQTEFEMRVYLDEVLRETPFPVLYYPGDEDTTDKIPPKMTASEETEESVLWTILIGILKLVLEILF